The Desulfovibrio piger DNA segment GAAAAAAGGTGACCGAAAATCTCCCCCTGCCGGGATTTCCCCCAAAAAGCTGCTTGGGATTCGGCAAATTTTTTGCTAGGGTGTCTCCCACCAAGGAGGATACTCATGTCCACAGATCGCGCAAAAGCATATACCGAAGCCGGCGTCGATATCCAGGCCGGCAATGATCTCGTGGCGCGCATCAAGCATCTGGTGCAGCGCACGCATACCAAGGGGGTCATCTCCGACATCGGGGGATTCGGGGGCCTGTTCAGACCTGAAATCGGCAACATGAGCGACCCCGTGCTTGTTTCGTCCACCGACGGCGTGGGCACCAAGCTCAAACTGGCCTTTGCCTTCAACAAGCACGATACCGTGGGCATCGACCTCGTGGCCATGAGCGTCAACGACATCCTGGTCCAGGGGGCCACCCCCCTGTTCTTCCTTGACTACTTCGCCACCGGCAAGCTGGATGTGGATACCGCCCACACGGTCATCAGCGGCGTGGCCGAAGGCTGTCGCCAGTCCGCCTGTGCCCTGCTGGGCGGCGAGACCGCCGAGATGCCCGACATGTACGGCGATGGCGAATATGACTTGGCCGGCTTCTGCGTGGGCATCGTGGACAACGCCAAGCTGGTGGACGGTTCCGGCATCCGCGTGGGCGACAAGATCGTGGGTCTGGCCTCTACCGGCCTGCACTCCAACGGCTTCTCGCTGGCCCGCAAGATCCTGGACAAGAGCGGCCTGGGCCCGGACGATCCCTTCCCGGGTGCCGACGGCGCCACCGTGCGTGACGTGCTGCTGGCCCCCACCCAGATCTATGTGGAAGTGGTCCGCTCCCTGCTGCGCGACCTGGACGTGCGCGGCATGGCCCACATCACCGGCGGCGGCTTCTACGACAACATCCCGCGCGTGCTGCCCAATCAGGTGGAAGCCCACATCGACTTCGGCAGCTGGGAAATGCCCCCGGTCTTCAAGTGGCTGCACGAAGTGGGCGAACTTTCCTGGCCCGAGATCCTGCAGATCTTCAACGGCGGTATCGGCTACGTGCTGGTGCTGCCCGAAGAGCAGGTGGAAGAGACCATCAACCGCATCCAGGCCTTCGGCATGTCCGCCTGGTCCATCGGTACCATCGCCCGCCGCAACGGCGACGGCGAACAGGTGGTCGTCAACTTCGACAAGGCCTAGCCTCGTCCTGCATCCGATCCTCAAGGGGGAAGGCCTGCGCCTTCCCCCTTTTTTCTTAGCAAAGGACTTCCATGAACGGCAAAGCATGGCTGGGGCGGCTCCTGCCCCGCAAGGCCCCGGGCCCCGCAAAGGCCACGCGCAAGGCCTCCCGCCGTCCGTCATCACCGCTGCGGGAACTGGAGCGGGAACAGGCCGCGCTCCGGGCCCGGCTCGATGCGCTGGGGACGGCCCTCGACGCCGCGTCCGTCGCCCTTCCGGAACAGGAACGCACGGCCCTCCGTCAGGTGCGGGACGAGGCCCGCGCCGTGTGCGGGCGTGCCCGCGGCCGTCTTGCCGCCTTCCGCAAGACCTGCTGGCTGGTGGTCCTGATCCAGCTCTGTCTGCTGGCCGCCATGCTGGCCTCCTTCCATTTTTTCCTGCCGGAACTGTAGCCTTTCGCCATTTCCGGCCCGCTCTCCTTCCATGACGGGTACGGCCGGGATCATTGCCTGATCCTGCCTGGCCTCCTGCCCGACGGCCATCCTGCGTGAGGGCTTTCTTCCTCGATGGAGAGAGGGAGATGACCGCTCCATGCGGCATCTTCCCCGCACGCTTCGCCCATCCCTCCCCCGGCACATGGACAGTCCCCCCGCCCCCGTGTAGCATGGATGCTCCATCCACGTTTTTTCAGGAGTTTCCCATGCAAGCTCTGGGCTGTCTCGGCAATGTCCTCTGGTTCTTCCCCTTCGGTCTGGGTACCGGCCTGCTCTGGTGCATCGCGGGCGTGTTCTGCTTCATCAGCATCATCGGCATCCCCTGGGGCCGGGCCTGCTTCGTCATGGCCGGTTTCGCCTTCATGCCCTTCGGCCGCATGCCGGTCTCCCGTGACGTCCTTACCGGCGAAGGCGATATCGGCACCGGCCCGCTGGGCACCGTGGGCAATATCGTCTGGCTGCTGCTCTGCGGTATCTGGATCGCCTGCGGGCATCTGCTCTCGGCCCTGGCCTGCGCCGTGACCATCATCGGCATCCCCTTCGCCTGGCAGCACGTCAAGCTGGCTGCCCTGGCCCTGTGCCCCATCGGCAAGACCATCGTGGACGCCCGCGTGGCCGATGCCGCGGAACAGGCCGCCGCCTGGCGCCAGGCCAGCGGGCAGTTCCGGCGCTGAGGAAAAACAAGGGGCGACGCTGCCCCAGCACCGACGCCCCTTGCCTCCCTCCCGGCCGGGGCGTACACCCACAGACATGAACACCGCATCCCCCGTCCTGCCGGACATCAGCCGTCATGAAGCCTGGTTCGCCGCCTACGCGGCCCGTGAGCGCGAAAAGGAATGTCGTCGCGACGGCGGCGATCCTTCGCCCATGGATCTCAAACTGCACCACACCATGCAGGTGCTGGCCCATGCCCGTGCCATCGTCGCGGGCGGCCGCTTCGCACCGCCGCTGGACCGCGCCTGTCTGCTGGCGGCCCTGTACCATGACGTCGCCCGCTTCGAGCAGTACCTGCGCTGGCATACCTTCCGCGACCGGGAGTCCTGCAACCACGGCCAGTGGGGCGTGCGCATCCTCAAACGCGAACAGCGCCTGAAGGACGAAACGCCCGCCGTCCGCAAGCTGGTGCTCGCCGCCGTGGGCCTGCACAACCGCTTTGCCCTGCCCGCGGGCCTGCCGGAAGGGATGGCCCGCATCTGCCATGCCGTGCGTGATGCCGACAAGCTGGACATCCTGCGTGTCATGGACGAGCATCTTTCCGGCCCGCGGCCCTACTGCCCCACCGTTGTCCTGAGCCTGCCCGATGATCCCGCCCTCCACAGCGACAAAGTGCTGGACGATGCCCTGGCCGGGCGGGTGGCGGCCTATGCCGACCTGAAGAGCGTCAACGATTTCCGGGTGCTGCTGGGGACATGGTTCTACGACATGCACTTCCCGGCCAGCCGGGCCCGCTTCGTGGCTGAGGGCCACGCGCGCCGTCTGCTGACGGAGCTGCCCGCCACACCGGCCTATGCGGCGGCCCGTGACCACCTGCTGCGCTGTCTGGATGCCGTCCCGACCACGGAGGCCCCTGATGCCTGCCTGTCCTAGCGCTCCCTGCTTCTCCCCGGAGGCGACCGGCAGCGTCCCCCTGCTGCGCGACCTTCTGTCCGATGCCGACGTGACCCGCCTGCACACCTTGCGCCCGGCCCCGCCGGTTCCCGGCCTGTACGCAGCCCTGTGCCGCCGGGTGCCCTGGCCGGACGTGAGCCGTGCCCTGCCCTGCAATGCCCTGCCCGACCTCCCCGGAACGACGGCGCAAGCGCCCTTTGCGTCCCTGCCGGAACTGCCTGCGGGCTCGCTGGAAGGGCTGCGCCTGGGCTATGTGCTGTTCTCTCTGCCCTGGCCCGATGCCGTGAGCCTGCTGCGGGCCTGTGCCCTGGCGGCACGGCAGCTCTGGCTGGCGGACTTCATCCTGGCCGAACGCAACCTGGGCCTGCCTGCGGCCCTGCTGCGACGCCTCCTGCCCGGTTTCCTGCCCTGGGGGCCTGCGACGCCCGCCCGTACCTGGCTGCGGCGTGGCGGGCTGGAAGGGTGCCTGCGTGATGCCGGGCTGGCCGCGGCACAGCGCCGCACCCTGCTGGCCGGGGCTGCCGCCCTGATACGGGTGGCGCCCGTCCGCCTGCAGGCGACGCCACGTCCGGCGCGCCCCTGATACTTTTTGGACGGAACAAGTCCCCCACCGAAAGACCGGCGTTCCTCTCCTCCTTGGCGGAAAGCCGGACGTCACCGCCGATACCCGCAGTAAAGGAAGCCGGACACGATCTCCGCCGCCTCCATCTGCCGGAACAGCTCTGTCGCTCCTCCTGCCCGGCCATGCAGGCTCATCGCCCGGCCATCTCCGGCTGGCGGTCTCGGTGCACGCCTCTCTTGGCCCATCAACAAAAAAACAGGGAGCCGCAGCCCCCTGTCTGTGAGAAAGGCCGCCCGAAGGCGGCCTTTCAGGTCCAAACCATGCAAGTCCGGAAATATGTCATCCCTCTGCACTATGGAGGGCTTTGCGTCCCTGATCCGGCACAGGAAGGTCGTGCTCCCGCATGCCGTGAGCCTCTCAAGATCTATGCCCCACTGCCATCGACGGCCCGCAGGAGCGTCTCTCGCCCGGAGCTCTTCTCCGCGCCTCCGTGCCCGGGAACGTGCCGGTGAACGACCGCTCCCCGTGCCGGATACCCTTTAGGCATCGAACGGGTCGCAGAAAAAATGCTCCCGCAGGGCCTGTGTCCAGGGGCGCGGATGCATCCCCAGATACTCGGAAAGCTTGCCGCAGTCCAGTACCGTATAGGGCGGACGCGGCGCTTTTTGCGGCCATTGCGACGAGGGGATGGGCTCCACGCGGCATTCGTTGCCGGCCAGGCCCACGGCTTCGCAGGCCAGCTCGCACCACGTGGCCTGACCGCTGTTGACGGCATGCCACAGGCCGGTGGCCTGACGTTCGGCCAGCATGATGCTCCACAGGGCCAGATCCAGCGAATAGGTGGGCGAGCCCGTGCGGTCGTCTACGATGGTGATGCTGTCGCGCCGGTGGCAGGCATTGAGGATGTCGTCCACGAAATTGCGCTTGCCGGGGCCGAACAGCCAGCCCGTGCGCACCACGCAGGCCCGCTCGGGCAGGGTCTGCAAGACGGCCTGCTCCCCGGCCAGACGGGTCTTGCCGTAGACATTGAGGGGCGCCGTGGCGTCTTCTTCCCGCCAGGGGCTGCCGTGCTGGCCCGAAAAGACCAGCCCGGAACTGAAGTGCACCAGATGGCCTTCCCCGCGGGTCTTGAGCAGGCAGGCCAGAGTATGCGGCAGGGTGCGGTTGTAGAGCAGGGCTTCGTCGGGATGGTCCTCGGCATCGTCCACCGTGTTCCAGCCAAGGGAGCTGAACACCACGTCCGGCGCGCAACTGTCCAGACGGGCCTGCAGGAAGTCCGCATCCAGGATGTCACCGTCCGAGCGTTCCAGCGATTCCACCGACCAGCCGCGCCCCAGCAGGACATGGCGCAGGGCCTGCCCCAGCAATCCGGTGCAGCCCTCCAGAACCAATGCTTTCACGAACAATCCTCCAAAGTATAGCGCACTGTAGCCTCCCCTCTGCCCACGGTCAACCGTGAGGCGCTCCGTCTTGCCAGCGTGCGTCAAGTGTCGTACACCAGCAGAGATGAAAACCGCTATCCTGTTGGTCGCCTACGGTACGAGCAGCCCCCAGGGGCGTGGCTCGCTGCGCCAGTTCGACGCCTGGGTGCGCGAACGTTTTCCCGGCATTTGCGTGCGCTGGGCCCTTTCTTCGGAGCTGCTGCGCACCCGTCTGACGCGTGCCCGGCAAAAAAACGATTCCGTGCTCAAGGCCCTGCGCCGCCTGTGCCTGGAAAATTTCACCCATGTGGCCGTGCAGCCCCTGCAGATCATCCCCGGCAGCGAACATACCGACGTGCGCGCCGATGCTGACGAGGCCGGGCGTCTGGACGGCCTGCATGTGAGCATAGGGACGCCCCTGCTGGCCTGTGACGAGGACATCCGGGCCGCCGCGCAGGCCGTGC contains these protein-coding regions:
- a CDS encoding HD domain-containing protein, producing MNTASPVLPDISRHEAWFAAYAAREREKECRRDGGDPSPMDLKLHHTMQVLAHARAIVAGGRFAPPLDRACLLAALYHDVARFEQYLRWHTFRDRESCNHGQWGVRILKREQRLKDETPAVRKLVLAAVGLHNRFALPAGLPEGMARICHAVRDADKLDILRVMDEHLSGPRPYCPTVVLSLPDDPALHSDKVLDDALAGRVAAYADLKSVNDFRVLLGTWFYDMHFPASRARFVAEGHARRLLTELPATPAYAAARDHLLRCLDAVPTTEAPDACLS
- a CDS encoding SDR family oxidoreductase; this translates as MKALVLEGCTGLLGQALRHVLLGRGWSVESLERSDGDILDADFLQARLDSCAPDVVFSSLGWNTVDDAEDHPDEALLYNRTLPHTLACLLKTRGEGHLVHFSSGLVFSGQHGSPWREEDATAPLNVYGKTRLAGEQAVLQTLPERACVVRTGWLFGPGKRNFVDDILNACHRRDSITIVDDRTGSPTYSLDLALWSIMLAERQATGLWHAVNSGQATWCELACEAVGLAGNECRVEPIPSSQWPQKAPRPPYTVLDCGKLSEYLGMHPRPWTQALREHFFCDPFDA
- the purM gene encoding phosphoribosylformylglycinamidine cyclo-ligase — its product is MSTDRAKAYTEAGVDIQAGNDLVARIKHLVQRTHTKGVISDIGGFGGLFRPEIGNMSDPVLVSSTDGVGTKLKLAFAFNKHDTVGIDLVAMSVNDILVQGATPLFFLDYFATGKLDVDTAHTVISGVAEGCRQSACALLGGETAEMPDMYGDGEYDLAGFCVGIVDNAKLVDGSGIRVGDKIVGLASTGLHSNGFSLARKILDKSGLGPDDPFPGADGATVRDVLLAPTQIYVEVVRSLLRDLDVRGMAHITGGGFYDNIPRVLPNQVEAHIDFGSWEMPPVFKWLHEVGELSWPEILQIFNGGIGYVLVLPEEQVEETINRIQAFGMSAWSIGTIARRNGDGEQVVVNFDKA
- a CDS encoding YccF domain-containing protein — translated: MQALGCLGNVLWFFPFGLGTGLLWCIAGVFCFISIIGIPWGRACFVMAGFAFMPFGRMPVSRDVLTGEGDIGTGPLGTVGNIVWLLLCGIWIACGHLLSALACAVTIIGIPFAWQHVKLAALALCPIGKTIVDARVADAAEQAAAWRQASGQFRR